A window of Nocardia arthritidis genomic DNA:
CAGCGCGATCCGGAACGCACCCGCAAACTGATCATCGATGCGGCGGTAGCCGAATTCGCCGCGCACGGTTACGCGGGCGCGCGGGTGAGTGCGATCGCGGCGCGGGCCGGGGTCAATCAGCAGCTGATTTCGTATTATTTCGAGGGGAAAGAGGGCCTCTACCAAGCCATTTCGGAGAAATGGTGGGAGCGCGCCGACGAGTTGGCCACGCCGGATATGACATACGCCGCGAAACTGCGCGCCTTCGCGCTGGAGCAGCTGCACAATCCGGACGGTGTGCGCCTATTCGCTTGGGGCGGCCTCGAATACGCCGGTCCGGCGGACGATCCCGATCATGAGACACGGTCCGAGCGGCTCCGGTCCGATATCGATGAT
This region includes:
- a CDS encoding TetR/AcrR family transcriptional regulator, which codes for MPPSKPRRSPSPQDRQRDPERTRKLIIDAAVAEFAAHGYAGARVSAIAARAGVNQQLISYYFEGKEGLYQAISEKWWERADELATPDMTYAAKLRAFALEQLHNPDGVRLFAWGGLEYAGPADDPDHETRSERLRSDIDDFRDRQAAGELPAAIDPVCLSAMLMSAAMAPTLLPQVIEGTGGVDPRSPEFLEHFADQVALVARLLGLD